Proteins from one Erpetoichthys calabaricus chromosome 11, fErpCal1.3, whole genome shotgun sequence genomic window:
- the LOC127529610 gene encoding uncharacterized protein LOC127529610 — MCSKLVLVFGFHLFFYTEITDCYSVQTWPGSSIALPCELKNGLSRLKLDGGLSWYRCFGKKCDQLLGTISATGNIIHITEDRRISIARESTKQHNYSLVIHDVWKADQGSYQCLMYDAKGIVSMQTILLQVLEAKDLKVNTEPAASWKHTITQPSYTTEEMLEKAPLSMTFTVLLSCSCVALLLLIPFVCLCYQYKTLQQRVIATPLRPVPDVQEGITGFMLHGEHIYSEIHLSDNENALQRSLSVSDYEYINEGVDYEILSKVTRSVNDVYSTLSQGLEKRPHNEGLDGCKE, encoded by the exons ATGTGTAGCAAGTTGGTTTTGGTTTTTGGTTTTCATCTGTTTTTCTACACGGAGATCACAG ATTGTTACTCTGTTCAGACTTGGCCAGGATCATCTATTGCACTGCCTTGTGAACTGAAGAATGGTCTGTCGAGGCTAAAACTTGATGGTGGTCTTTCATGGTACCGTTGCTTTGGCAAGAAATGTGACCAGCTACTTGGGACTATTTCAGCTACAGGCAACATCATTCATATAACAGAAGACAGAAGGATATCAATTGCAAGAGAATCGACTAAACAGCACAATTACTCTCTTGTAATTCATGATGTGTGGAAGGCTGACCAGGGTTCATATCAATGCTTAATGTATGATGCCAAAGGAATTGTGTCAATGCAAACAATCCTTCTCCAAGTGCTTGAAG caaaagaCCTGAAAGTGAACACAGAGCCAGCAGCCTCATGGAAGCACACCATCACTCAGCCTTCCTATACCACAGAGGAGATGTTGGAGAAAGCTCCACTGTCCATGACATTTACAGTTCTTTTGTCCTGCAGCTGTGTTGCCTTGCTGCTTCTCATCCCCTTCGTTTGTCTTTGCTACCAGTATAAGACACTGCAACAAAG GGTCATTGCTACACCTCTAAGGCCCGTCCCAGATGTCCAAGAGGGCATTACTGGCTTTATGCTACATGGAGAACACATCTACTCAGAAATTCAcctttcagacaatgaaaatgcaCTCCAAAGGAGTCTTTCAG tgtctgaCTATGAGTACATCAATGAAGGTGTGGACTATGAAATCTTAAGCAAAGTTACAAGATCAGTCAATG ATGTCTACAGCACACTGAGCCAGGGATTGGAAAAGAGACCTCACAATGAGGGTCTGGACGGATGTAAAGAATGA